One Astyanax mexicanus isolate ESR-SI-001 chromosome 3, AstMex3_surface, whole genome shotgun sequence genomic region harbors:
- the stx12 gene encoding syntaxin-12, with the protein MSYRKTDSYSPPQDFSSVIQTCSANIQKITQNTAQIKSMVNQLGTKQDTSELQDKLQQLQHYTNQLAKETNKHLKDLGSFPMPHSPSEQRQQKIQRERLMNDFSAALNNFQAVQRRAADKEKESVARARAGSRLSFEDGAHDEQLVSFDNNDDFGQTMAQKEEVAITEEDLELIKERETNIRQLESDILDVNQIFKDLAVMIHDQGDMIDSIEANVENAEVHVERGAEQLQRAAYYQQKSRKKMCILAMVCSVVIVILGVIIWASTK; encoded by the exons ATGTCGTACAGAAAGACAGACTCCTATTCCCCACCACAGGACTTCAGCAGTGTCATTCAGACATGCAGTGCCAACATCCAGAAGATCACACAGAACA CGGCGCAGATCAAAAGTATGGTGAACCAGCTTGGGACGAAACAGGACACTAGCGAACTGCAGGATAAACT tcagcagttGCAGCACTACACTAATCAGCTGGCCAAAGAAACCAACAAACATCTAAAAGATCTTGGCTCCTTTCCTATGCCTCATTCACCTTCTGAACAG AGACAGCAGAAGATCCAGAGAGAACGGTTGATGAATGATTTCTCTGCAGCTCTGAACAACTTCCAGGCAGTACAGCGCCGTGCAGCAGATAAAGAGAAGGAGTCCGTGGCCAGAGCAAGAGCTGGCTCTCGTCTTTCT tttGAAGATGGAGCTCATGATGAACAGCTTGTCTCGTTTGATAA TAACGATGATTTTGGTCAGACGATGGCACAGAAGGAAGAAGTAGCTATAACAGAGGAGGATTTGGAGcttattaaagagagagagaccaacattCGTCAACTTGAG TCAGACATCTTGGATGTAAATCAGATATTTAAGGACCTTGCCGTAATGATCCATGACCAAGGAGACATGATTG ATAGCATCGAGGCAAATGTGGAGAATGCGGAAGTGCACGTAGAGAGAGGAGCTGAGCAGCTCCAGAGAGCAGCATATTATCAG cAAAAGTCACGTAAGAAGATGTGCATCCTGGCCATGGTGTGTTCTGTAGTGATTGTTATTCTAGGTGTCATCATCTGGGCATCCACCAAATGA